From the genome of Prionailurus bengalensis isolate Pbe53 chromosome D1, Fcat_Pben_1.1_paternal_pri, whole genome shotgun sequence:
GCTCATGCAAAGAGGGCTCTGTCTTGATGACCAAAAGGATGGTGCAGTTTCCCAGAATAGCAAAAATATACATGCTACATATGGGGATAGAGATCCAGATGTGTGCATATTCCAGCCCTGGCATCCCAACCAAGAAGAAGGTGGTGATTTCAACATCCGATGTATTAATAATGGACATCATACATTTAAAGGACTCTGCAATGAAACAGAGATTCTTGAGTTGGTAAAATATGAATATCTGGAAATTTGCTAGAAAAAAATGCAGTTGTTGAAATTTCTGGCTCTTTTTAAGCTCTCTTTTGGAAGAATACAATATTTATGTGACTATCATATAGTGAGAAGTGGATGCCAATTTAGACTAAAATCTGCCTGtagaatacatgaagaaaatttcTTTTGGCCATATTTTTCCTATAGAAAAACTAGAAATTCATTTTGTATTCAgatattaatttaatttcattttccctttaaaatattagtaaactctAGTCAAGTAATGTGGAAATACTaatatttccctttaaaatattagtaaactctAGTCCAGTAATGTGTAATTCCCTATTTCTTGCTTTCACATTACAGGTAAGAAGTTGGgtaaaatatatgatttctaAAATGACACTATGAAGGCAAAAGAATCTCACAACCCAGTATCTTCCTACCTATTCCACAAAAATATTCTTTCACAAACTACCCTTAGTTCTATTCCCTGCCATCTGAAAATTGttggttatttaaaaatgcttttaaaaattcccacTGTTTCCAAATCCTGTATATATTTGTAAGGGCAGTTACTGCAGAGATTATTGGCGTATTATGTCTCATGTTTTCCTGACCTGGAATTTGTGATCACTTGTGTAGTGTTGACAGaagaatgataataatgataTAGTATCACAATTTAAGAGAATCTGAATTCTGTTGAAGAATGATTTCCTATTTACATAGTCTCCAAAGGACAATTTTCCCAGAGATATGGCCTTTGGAGTCTTCTTCCTTTTGTATATGAAGTTGTATGTGGTtgattgccaaaaaaaaaaaaaaaaaagagtgaaaacaaaatagatgagGATATCTGAGTACTTACCAAAAAGCAGACATTTTGGAGAACACTTCTGAGAGTAGCTGAAGGATTCCAACAAAGTCCCAGAAGTTACCCAAGGCACTTCCTTATATATAAAGCcttgcctctttttctctttctcagtcttgTACCTGCCCAAGGGGCACTGAACCCTTGGGGAATTCCAACCAGTACAAGTCTTTTCTGAGAATAAGAATAAACTTGTGCAGATGCAATAAATACACAGAGATGGTTAAtaccaaagaagtgaaataagTATCTAGACTTTGAATTAGGGGCCATTTTGTTTGGAGAGAGGCCTTTAATAACCAGGAGTGGTAAAGACCTGGTAAATCCTGTGAAAAGTCTCTGACACTTCCGTTGGGTTTTTGGCTCAGATATTTCTCCTCTGTTCTGAAAGGTGTCAAAGCAGAAATGCTGTGAGTTAAATCAGTGCATTCAAGGAAGTGATGTAGGACAAACACCTTATGATATACATTTTTAGCCTTCTGGTTAACTCCAGAGCCTGTATCCATCCTTCTAGATCCTTACTCCTAGACATCACTAACTAAATATCCCTTAAAATCAACTTATCCAATAGACTTCATTGTCTCCTTTTCCAATTCTGATCTCTTCTTAGGGAGCTATCTCTGTAAGAAGCCTTTATGCTTAATATTTAACAAACCCTAAATCTGAGCCCTTTAACCTCTTCTCATGCACATTTTGTTCATAGCAATAGCCAACATTTGTTGAGAATTTAAACTGTTCCacttattttcattcattattgaTGATGATTTTGAGTCCTTGGATCTTTTAAATATGACAACTACacttattatcttcattttactgatgaagaaaatgttctcaaGGAGGTCAAGTAGTCTCTCCAAGATCATTGTACAGTAGAGGTAAGGTAGGAACTCAGGTCTTCTGGATTCCAGATAACTAAGCATATTTCATGCAATGGGGATGGCCAATCAATATTTATGGAGTTATAGATCAAATGGATGGTagaattttatagtattttcttcACTCTAAACTGCCTATTAGTTAATTCTAGGGATTATATGGAACATGTAACCTCACATTTGTTGAcctttcaacaaagaaaatactaaagGATTCCAGAGAAAATTCTCTTGAagcaaaaaatgtatttgtatatacactCACCTCCATTAATACAGAGTCTTGGATGAGAACTAATATTGAGTAGATCAAAGAGAGGAAGTATAACAAAGTATTACCATAACCCTCTACAATAAcctctctttaactttttgaaagtCACTTTATTTTACACAGGTCCTATTGTTTTCATCCTCCTCAGAGGATGAAAGTTCCTTTGGCTATATTGTCAGGAATTCTCCATCTTCAACTCTTGCTTAGTGTCTCAACTTTCCAGTTCCTTCTCATAAAGGAGATGGCAGAGTGCATctgggtttttattattattgtgtgtGTCACAATTGCAATAATGGTGTTATATGTTTATTGGCTTATTGCCCAACTTTGGAGACTGATTCCATTTGTTCTATGATAATATTAATAAGCTACAACAGGGAATTTATCACAtctgttattgttattttgatatgTCCAGTCCCTAGCATGTTGAAAGGCATGTGGTAGCTTAGTAGATGTTTGTTGAatcaattaatgaatgaattgCATTGTAAAACATGGCATCTTAAATCAGATACTGTTTTTAACTTCGCTGTCTTTAGTATCTTTCCCTTTTGGCTATGTTTGCTATGAAGTAAAAGGATAGATTGTGGTAAATCTAACATCTGTTCATATGGACTTTTACTGTGTAAGCTggcattatttatgtttttgcatgcataatttatataatcttattttgaaagttttatccATATATAGATTATTATTCAAAGATAGAATATTAATAGGCAATAGGATtaattatgcatatatatcaTAATTATTAACATTTGATCATATaagtttaaagcattttttaataataaaaagacattacAGGTTAATTGAAGTTTCTTGGCTCTATGCaccaaatgttaataaaaatatgcatGTCAAACAGATGGGACAGTTTAAGCAATCCCTCAATGGAAACATATAGGTAAAGTTCATTTATTAGGAAAGAACAGTTAAAACAAAGATATAACTTCAGTTATATTCAGGAAGAGGGTTTCATGACTCTTGGATAGGTGCTGTCAGTGAAAATAACATacagctaggggcacctgggtgactcagtgggttgagcctccgactttggctcaggtcatgatctcacagctcatgggttcaagccccacatcgggctctgtgctgacaagctcagagcctggcgcctgctccggattctgtgtctccctctctctctgtccctcccccactcacgttctgtctctctctctctctctccctctctctctctctctcaaggataaataaacattaaaaacatttttaaaaagataacatacACCTGGATGCCTGTCTCTATTCTTAAGCATAAGATTCCAGAGATGACTATTTTTCCATAATGATTCACGATTATTACTAAATACATTGGTTTGTAATTACTCGTGTAATGATGTTTGTATTTTCTGGGAACTACCCCTACAATCCCTATAGGCCATCATAAGAGCTCATTTctcatgtatattttaataatcattttccTTAAGTAATGGTTTTGACATATTATTTCTCACTGATATCATTCTGCCAACTTTGGCAGTTCTAGTAGACATCTACTGGGTTTGtttgctatcattttcatttatttgtttttctttggtttattccAGTCCATTTCAGCAAGTTTTCTAGAAAGAGAAATCCTTACTTTATATTTGCAATCACAATGTTTGAGGTAGTGTCATAGGACTAATTTTGTACATGACTAATTTTGCGATTGGCATTAAACTTGTCTCCGTGGATATAGTGTCCATTCTCTTTAGGATATTAAGAAAGCAGTATTCAACCCCTTCCCTAGATCTCTAAGTGGAGATGATAATATGAGTTATCTCTCCTCTGTTAGATAAGATGTAAGAAGTGTCCCCACTGCTTGTTTATCCAGCTTGTGACCACTTACCATACCATGTGGGTTAGCTTCGTTCAGAATACTGACAAAGTAGAAAAGAGAGGTGAAGACAGTTAGAGTTAGTGGTGACCTCTTTCCTGCACTGAAGTATGCTGTAGCCACCCCCCTTGCAGGTTCCTATAACTTTTACTCCATATTCATGAGCCATTTTAATatctaaatgttttgtttttgagataatATTATCTGGTTTGTTGTCATTTGTATTGGAGTGTGTACCTCACTAAAGCAAGCTTTTTGATTTTCAGAGTTGAGTGTGGATTAATGATATTCGTTTATATTAGAATTAGGTTTAAATTCAGCAGGGATTAGTGAGATCCTATAGATCTGATGAGatcttatatatatttgatattactccatttaaaaaattaaattcttttttcaacactttaaaaaattattttagggtgagagagagagagagagagagagagagagagagagagagaatcttaagcaggctctacactcagtacAGACCCGGACACAGGGGGTTCcatccacaaccctgggattatgacatgggccaaaatcaaaagccaggtgctcaactgactgacccacccaggtgccccttaaaaattaaattctaaagaaAGTGCTCATCaaagtgtacttttttttaaattttttttttaacatttatttatttttgagacagggagagacacagcatgaacaggggagggtcagagagagagggagacacagaatctgaaacaggctccaggctctgagctgtcagcacagagcctgacgcggggcttgaactcacggaccgcgagatcatgacctgagctgaagctggatgcctaaccgactgagccacccaggcgccccaagataagtgtactcttaatcccctttacctatttcacttaTTCCTGTTTCCTCTGGTAGTgaccagtttgttctgtgtatctAAGAATCTGGgtttgtttttatctcctttttaatgtttggtcgtttgttttgtttcttaaattccatatatgagtgtttgtctttatctgactgactttttatttcacttagcattataccttgcTACAAAtaacaagatctcattcttttctttttatagctgagtaatattcttttgtatacatacatatatatattttttttttctttatcatttaccTATTAATGGACAGTTGGATTGCTTCCCTatctttgctattacaaataatgttgcaataaatataggggtgcatatctcttttcagattagtgtttttgtttatttgggtaaatatgcAGCAgcggaattactggattatatatggtaattctatttttaatttttttaggaaccttcatacttttttttccacagtggctgtaaccaatttacatccccaccaacagtgcacaggggttcttttttctctgaatccttgctaacatttgttattacttgcctttttgattttagctgttCTGGTGGATATAAGGTAAAGGCTCGTGGTAATTGtgatttgcctttcccagatgattagtaatgttgagcatcttttcacatgtctgttggccatttgtatgccttttttggaaaatgtctcttcaggtcctctggtcaatttttttttttaacgtttatttatttttgagacagagagagagacagagcatgaatgggggaggggcagagagagagggagacacagaatcagaagcaggctccaggctctgaccatcagcccagagcctgacacggggctctaactcatggaccgcgagatcgtgacctgagctgaagtcgggcccttaacccactgagccacccaggcgcccctcctctggtcatttttaatcacattatttgtttttatgtgttgggttctataagttctttatctgttttgtctattAAACCCTTAAAAtacatatcatttgcaaatatcttctcccattcagtaaatttccttttttttattgatagttttctttactgtgcaaaagctttttattttggattaGGGTCTaacagtttaattttgcttttgtttcctttgccatgaggatacatatgtagaaaaatgtttctatagatgatgtcaaagaaattactgcctatgttttcttctaggagtttttttggtttcatgtctcacatttagacccttaatccattttgagtttatttttgtgtatggtgtaagaaagcagccagtttcattcttttgcatatcgctgtccagttttcccaatacccatttgttaaagagattatcttttttcattgtacatttttgctttcattatgGTATTAATTGACCCCATAAGTATGGttgtatttctgggctctttgttttgttactttgatctatgggtctatttttgtgctagtaccatactattttgataaCTACcactttgtagtatattttgaaatctgggattatgatacccAGAttactccattttaaaaatgatgtctaAGTACTATTTAcatagcttttattttcctttctgttccagTTAGTTAATTTGTAGAATAGGTGAGTTCCACATTAACAGGGTTCCCTAGACATAGTTTACTTTGATTCTTTGGATTTACTATCatacattttattcatatttgcaaAATTGATTAGaaccatgttattttttaagtattacaaAGTTTATGAAAAGTAGATTGcaaatgaaatacagtaaaaatggaaaagtaCAGCAGTTTTGATGTTTTTTCACAGTGATACAGTTATGAAAGGCACATATTCACATTTGACCTAATCATCTAAGGATGGCCAAATCCACCTGTTTAGGCTTTACAACCACATGTACAGGTATCTCtgcatgtaaatatttacatgtatttgcATGTACTTATTTGTTGTTCTTCTGTATATTAACAGAACAGTAATTCAACTGTATCTTTTTCATTAAAGGATGTGTAGATCTAGTCCCCTTAAGGCTACCAGTGTTCCCAAACTATCTAAGAGGAGCCTGCTTTTCCTAGAACCTCTAGAGCAAGCATGCACATCCTTCATAAACACTTAGAACTATTTTGTTCTCTTAATCAAGGGAAATGGTGAAAGCAAACTTCCAAATAAGAACGCTgatagacataaaaatatttatacttgtATTTTAGTGATTTATCATACAGCTCTTATTAAAGTGATTTCTAAGGCTATAAAGCCACTCCGCCTTCTACAGGTACAGAAAAATCATCTAGATTCCATAGCAGGGCTTTGTCAAATAGAAAATTTGCTcttaacataaaatgtttaataaacacaCGAACAACTAGGATATTCCAGGTCCTTTGCTGGGTATTGACAAAGACAGAAGTGAaactctgcttctttttttttatttatttaaaaatatttttttaatctttatttttgagagagagagacagaatgtgagtgggggaggggtacagagagagggagacacagaatctgaagcaggctccaggctctgagctgtcagcacagagcctgacacagggctggaactcacgagacacagggcttgaactcaggaaccgtgagatcatgacctgaactgaagtcagacgcccaaccaactgcgccacccaggcacctcatgaaACTCTGCTTCTTAAGTCACTCATACATTGATTAAAAATatagacaatttaaaataaatttaaaatactgtttaaaaatttagatttaaatttaaaaatttaaaaatactattgttTAGTATCATAACAGTAGTAAACAAAGAATGTTGTGCAGACTTAGGTAAAGCATAGTTAAGTAATATACACTTAAAGGAGGTCATTTGTGGAGTCTATTGCAAactattgaaaatataaataagtgaaatatctGCTTATCTatgttttgaatttaatttaaattattttatgtatgtgagCCTTACCTCTCCAAACACATCTCACAGTCCTATAGGGCAGAGAATTTTTAATAGATTATATGAATTgctgatcacacacacacacacatacacacacacacacacacacaaacgcataGACACTAGATATTCAGAACTTGCTGATTCTTTTGTGGGTAAGTGTGTGAGCTTAATCTTCCAGCACATTTTAGTCACTGCTGATTATGCCTGTGATAATTAAAGCCACagacatgttattttattttttttctatttttgtttagaatcatattttaaaaatcttttaagtccTAATTAGGACTGCACTGCTATTAAGGTTGATAGATAGGTGGTTGCATAGAGAAATAGCAATCAGAAAAGAGGTGGGACAATTAGATATAAGAAGACTATAACCCCACGCCTAACGCCTAAGACATCTTATCTAGACTTTGTTGCTGCTTAATTCAATCAATAACTTGACATTTGAGGGCCAACTTAGTATAGGCAGTGTAGCTTTGCGTTCAGTCTATTCTGTCATTACTATCTTCAGGTTCCTACAATTGTTCAGAAATTGCTGAGTTGAGTTTTCATTGTGGCTGACAATGCTCATCAACCTTGTTATCACATAGTTTTGCCAGGATCCGATTTCTAATCTGCTGACTCATCACTGAGTACACAATGGGATTCATTAGAGGGTACCAGAAGGAAAATATCAGCTATAATGGCCCTAATGACTGGGGAAACATTTTTTGGCAAAGCGATGAAGGGCGGCCAAGGCACATAGAAGATGAACACAGCACAGATGTGGGAGATGCAGGTGTTGAGAACCTTGAGGTGGCCCTTGTGTGAGGCAATGCCTAGAATAAGTTTCAAGATCAACATGTAAGACACAGAAATGCACCCCAAGTACAATAAGGATGTAAGAGCCACAAAGAGTCCATAGATAACATTGACCCTGTTGTCAGAACAGGCCAGCTTCATGACATTCAGGTGGAAGCAGTAGGAGTGGGATAGAAGGCTTTTCCTACAGAATTTCAGCCTCTTTAGAAtaaaggggaaagggaggacaAACATGATACATAATGCAGCAAATATGAGGCCGATTTTAAAGACTCTGGCACTGGTCAGGATGGAGGTGTATCTCAGAGAGCTGTAGATGGCTATGAAGTGATCTATGGACATGATGAGAAGAACTGATGACTCTATAGCTGAGAATCCATGAATGAAAAACTCTTGGGCAAAGCAGCCATTGGGGGAAATTCCAGTGGCATTGAACAAGAAGATTCTCAGCATGGTTGGAAGGGAGGAGATGGAAAATCCCAGGTCAGAAAAGGCCAGCATgcagagaaaataatacattgGAGCATGCAGAGAGgtctctgtttttatgaaaaataggaCAGTGCAGTTCCCCAGGATGGCAAGGAGGTACATGAAGCAAATGGGGATCTAGACCCAAATGTGAGCATGCTCCATGCCTGGGATCCCAATGTGGAAGAAGGTAGAGATTTCCATTTCAGAGGTGTTCAAGACTGACATTGCAGGAATGTGAGGGGCTCATAATATGAATCTCAGAAGAGCCTTCCTGAAATGGCCTAAATAGGTTAGCGTATGCTTTAAAATGTTGGTGTGAAATCTTAGGattgcacttttttttctttgtataagaATTCTTGGACtaaaacaacatattttataatatacttgGAGGAGTAATAGCAGGACTCATATAGATAGGATATGAAAAGAAACATGAATATAGATTAATATGCAGTAATTGCTAGCAGAtagatatttcaaatattttaaatgcttttcctgaTCTCATTATACAAGAAGGAAGCAGTAAATTTCACAGCTTCTATAGCCATCTTTTTAAGGATTGTCATGCCTTTAAGTTTGAAAACTGTTTGGAGAAATATAGGATCAAAGAAGGATGTCACTTAGTACAATTGCATTTATAgttataaatgaatattaatttttaaaaacagttttctttcaaaaaatgggGCTAGAAAGGGTTAACATCCATATCTAAAAGGATGAAGGTAGACCTGTATGTCACATTTTATGCAAAAGTTATCTCAAAACACATTATAGAGCTCAATCAAAAAAGAGCTACAACAATAAATGTCTTCGAAGGAAACTTAGGTGGTAAGTTTTTGTCATCTGGGGTTGTGCTGTCTGTGAGGTTACTGCTGCTCTTTGTCTTCCCTCTGGCTTCATAGAATCTCATATAAGCAGATATCGTTTTGATGTgcactaaataaatgaaaagttataCCCTCAATGCAGAGGtatgtataaattaaatttataaatgtaattatatgtataaattaaatcataaaatgaattttatacaaTACCCACCATCACACCATTGCTTAAAAATCTGTGAACTCATAGTTTTTTGTTAGAATTGTACAGTTCCTTTCTGttcatatatagagagaaaatgtAAAGAGATATTTAAACCTATAAAGAAGCATGCTAAGTTAGGACAGACAATAGAGCAATAGTGGTCCCTATAGCCTTCTCACTGATGCCCCTGCAAACTCAGTAGTTTTGCATGTCTGCACCCAGAAACACCTATACTAACCTGTGAGGCAATAACTCTACCATTCAGCAAACATGTCACCCCACAGCCAGCCAGGTTCCAGTACCTGCCTCTGAATTTCTCTCTGTGCCAGGTTAGTGATTCTGGCCTAGACTTGACTGGTTGCTATCATTTAGCAGGACTCTGGACTTCTACCATGCATTTACAGAATTGTTGGACTTTTTAGAGGGTTAGGGTAATGGCGTCCATCCTAATCACTTGGAAACCACAGCCAGCCAGATACCGTGTGAAATTTTTGCTTGAGCTGGTACAAAGGCAAGTGGCAGCTATGAACATTTGGAAACTTACCAGTAAGTTGGTAAGTGGTTGTACCCACATGGCAGAGTAAAGAGGAAATGGAGGTGGCATGCAGTCACCAGAATTTCACTGCTATGTAGGCACAACAGTCCATCCTGACCTGCAGAGTCTAGTCCTGCCTTCCTGCTGCTTTCCTACTCGCCCAGAAAGCGTTGGGGATTCCAGCTCAGCAGGCTGtacccagagaaaaagaaaactccctGGAGGTGAAACCTCAAGAACCCAGGAGAGTCATCCAACCCCCTGTAAATGAGATGAACTAATCCTTTTAGCAAAACACCCCTTaagcctcctctgccccctctggcAGAATATGCTCCTGTCTTCAAAGGTCAAGAGCATCATGTGAATACTCTTAGAACAGTTTCACAGTGTCTGATAACTATGCCTGTATGTGTCTGCCTCCTTCACTACACTTTACCCCCTTAAACTTATGTGTGTTTCCTTCTACAAACTGACAAGGTTTTGAACATTAAATTTGCATCTAGTATTTTCAAATATGATAGTTTGCAACTGCATTCAGACTTCACTGTGGAATTTTATAAACATAGAGATTTCTAGGCCTACTCTAGAGCCACTGAATCTCTTTACTTGATATTCATGGTATAGTCTTTGCATTTTCTTCGTATAGTATGTGTATTAGTTCCTATGATTATTATGTCATATATGAGTATTGTTTTCACTGTAAAAGTGAAATTGTCAGTTGCATTATATGTACTATGAGCTCTCATTAGACTTAACAATGAGCATTTTAAGATAAATGTAACACTCTTCCATTAGCTTAAAATCAgtatcttttttaacttttttaattaaaaatttttttttaacgtttatttacttttgagacagagagagacagagcatgaacgggggagggtcagagagagagagagggagacacagaatctgaaacaggttccaggctctgagctgtcagcacagagcccgacgcggggctccaattcacgagccgtgagatcgtgacctgagccgaagtcggacgcttaaccgactgagccacccaggcgcccctaaaatcaatATCTTAAAACAATAGTTTTTGTTTGACTCTGATGCATTCATGAAAGCTCTACAGTTAGCAACAGTCCAGAGTTTTATATTCAGTATGAAAGGACCCAGGCAGAGCTTGTGGAAAAGGACTGCACCCAATACTTCAAACTTCAAAGGACAGAGTCTTAGGTAACTTTCAGTGGGTTGAGTTGTgatttccagaactcttttcattcAATAGACAATATTTCATGAGACTGTTAACCCAAGATCCAACAGAAGAGTTCATTGCGTAGGACTGGCTGAACTGATGGGTAGCATCCTAATATGTTGTTTGGAATATTGTTAATGTTATCATCTTGttctattttctgaatatataaggaggatttttctctttctcttaagctATTTCCAACCAATCATAATCTAGTAGACTCTGCTTTTGTAAAATGCAATGAAACATTTTGAAGTTATAACAGATTCTCATTGAATCCTCAGTGCTGAGGAACTCTTATTGAGTGTCTTTGCTTTTCATACTATGTGTATTTGCATAGGTGCAATAAGATCCTGTCCTCTTTTCACCAAGGTATGATTTGGAGGATTGGTTATGCAACCAAGTCCTGTCCtagaatgtcatatttgaaaatgttgcTCATTTAATCAAGTATGACTAGTGACTTTTAGTGAACGAAGTTTGACTGTATAAAATCTGTGCTGACAAAGCCCTCTCAAATAAATCACCCTGTTACTTGGTTTATAGGCATAGCCGGTAAAACTGGTAAGGGAGATCACTTCCATGACAGGACACGATACGGGGACATTTGGGGGATCTGAGTAAAGGAAATACTGCCCAAATGTATACATACCTGAAGGAGTAATTTGGTGAAGACAATTTCTTGGTTATAGCTCCCTATTCTGGATATAGCATATGATAGCAGCTTTTAAACATCTAATCTGATTCTGTATGGAAATCTCTAGCACTGCAAACTTAAGAAGGCCCATCTGGTATATCATCATTCTTTCTGCATCTGTGTAAATACTGAGATAAAATCTAATGAAAGCCCAATCAAGAATAATCtttctttgaaattatatttaatttaatttaattttttaatgtttattcatttttgagagacagagagagggacagagtgtgagcaagggaagggcagacagagagggaacacgcagtatcagaagcaggctccaggctctgagctgtcagcacagagcccaatgcaggccttgaactcacaaactgtgagatcatgacctgagcctaagtcagagatttaactgactgagccacccaggcacccctgaaattatattttatttaaaatggggGAGACTATACAGGAAAATGTGTGCTTCTGTGGGAAGCTACATTTTTATAGCATGTTCTTATGGGTTATCTGATTTTGATATGCAGGGACTTGG
Proteins encoded in this window:
- the LOC122483443 gene encoding olfactory receptor 51A7-like, coding for MYLLAILGNCTVLFFIKTETSLHAPMYYFLCMLAFSDLGFSISSLPTMLRIFLFNATGISPNGCFAQEFFIHGFSAIESSVLLIMSIDHFIAIYSSLRYTSILTSARVFKIGLIFAALCIMFVLPFPFILKRLKFCRKSLLSHSYCFHLNVMKLACSDNRVNVIYGLFVALTSLLYLGCISVSYMLILKLILGIASHKGHLKVLNTCISHICAVFIFYVPWPPFIALPKNVSPVIRAIIADIFLLVPSNESHCVLSDESAD